The following are encoded together in the Brassica napus cultivar Da-Ae chromosome A9, Da-Ae, whole genome shotgun sequence genome:
- the LOC106364754 gene encoding putative clathrin assembly protein At1g25240 gives MMKLWKRASGALKDRKSLFSISFSRKTSFRNPDLDSAVIHATSHDDLSVDYHNAHRVYKWVRSSPANLKPLVHALSSRVNRTRSWIVAVKALMLVHGVLCCKVTSLQEIRRLPFDLSDFSDGHSRPSKTWGFNAFIRAYFSFLDQYAFFFSEQIRGRGKKTQDGSVEQELERIQKLQSLLHMLLQIRPMAENMKKTLILEAMDCVVLEIFDVYGRICSAIAKLLIKIQPGAEKAEAVMALKIVKKATSQGEDLALYFEFCKEFGVSNAHDIPKFVRIPEEGIEAIEKAINGVEEKEETKDEQEEVEEEKSIILVERPEFKTIITDKWEVFEDDLCFTCKDIKETDQHREYNVDPSLLPLIVIDEPVYFTHTLPDLITF, from the coding sequence ACCCTGACCTTGACTCCGCCGTCATCCACGCAACCTCTCACGACGACTTATCCGTCGACTACCACAATGCCCACCGTGTCTACAAATGGGTCCGCTCCTCTCCCGCCAACCTCAAGCCCCTTGTTCACGCGCTTTCCTCTAGGGTTAACCGTACAAGAAGCTGGATCGTCGCCGTGAAAGCCCTAATGCTTGTCCACGGTGTCCTTTGCTGCAAAGTCACGTCCCTACAAGAGATACGTCGCCTCCCTTTCGACCTATCTGATTTCTCGGACGGTCATTCACGTCCAAGCAAGACTTGGGGTTTCAACGCTTTTATCCGAGCCTACTTCTCGTTTCTTGACCAGTACGCTTTCTTCTTTTCCGAACAAATCCGTGGTCGGGGCAAAAAAACTCAGGATGGTTCTGTTGAACAAGAGCTTGAGAGGATCCAGAAGCTTCAGTCTCTTCTCCATATGCTACTCCAGATCCGTCCCATGGCTGAGAACATGAAGAAGACGCTTATCCTTGAAGCCATGGACTGCGTTGTCCTCGAGATCTTTGACGTTTATGGAAGAATCTGCAGCGCCATTGCCAAGCTTCTCATCAAGATCCAGCCAGGTGCTGAAAAAGCCGAAGCTGTGATGGCTCTCAAGATTGTAAAGAAGGCTACATCTCAAGGAGAAGACCTAGCTCTCTACTTTGAGTTCTGCAAAGAATTTGGTGTCTCAAATGCTCACGACATCCCTAAGTTTGTCAGAATTCCCGAAGAAGGCATTGAAGCAATCGAGAAAGCCATTAACGGAGTCGAAGAGAAAGAGGAGACAAAGGACGAGCAAGAGGAAGTAGAGGAAGAAAAGAGTATCATATTAGTGGAGAGACCAGAGTTCAAGACAATCATAACTGATAAATGGGAAGTTTTCGAAGATGACTTGTGTTTCACATGTAAGGATATTAAAGAAACTGATCAACATAGAGAGTATAACGTGGATCCGAGTCTGCTGCCTCTTATAGTTATTGATGAGCCAGTTTACTTCACTCACACGTTACCGGATTTAATAACCTTCTAA
- the LOC125577951 gene encoding uncharacterized protein LOC125577951, protein MRQLNSVIADDHHLAFISDRHAAIAKALETVYPTAKHGICIHHLLNNVVTYYHGKGLVGLVAKASKVYRVAEFEKIFANVCNISPAIGKYLRDAEVQKWARCQFSGYRYDIRTTNPAESINSALRSPREYPIIPLLDSIREMLTRWFYNRKKKISKHNHPLTEDVEKKIERRTEKGKRFAVYPVSDGRLLVRGDKIDCLVDLDRRTCSCGKYNLMKIPCRHAIKAGFHVGRQPHTLTDLFYTTEAWREAYHESINPIAVPEDAWSMPEDKIAIFISVKERGGETNDVRVREIKLLTPFLLIFFSNPVTLLN, encoded by the exons ATGAGACAACTAAATAGTGTCATTGCTGATGATCATCATTTGGCTTTCATTTCGGACAGACATGCGGCCATTGCTAAGGCGCTTGAGACTGTGTATCCAACAGCTAAACATGGTATTTGCATTCAtcatttgttgaataatgtgGTAACATATTACC atGGGAAAGGACTTGTTGGGTTGGTTGCAAAGGCGTCCAAGGTTTATAGAGTTGCTGAGTTTGAAAAGATATTTGCTAATGTGTGTAATATCAGTCCGGCAATTGGAAAATACCTAAGGGATGCTGAAGTCCAAAAGTGGGCAAGATGTCAATTCTCTGGATATAGATATGACATAAGGACAACAAACCCTGCCGAATCCATCAACTCTGCTTTGCGTTCGCCGAGAGAGTATCCAATCATTCCCTTGTTGGACAGTATCAGAGAAATGCTGACTCGGTGGTTTTATAACCGTAAGAAAAAGATTTCAAAGCATAATCATCCTCTTACCGAAGATGTGGAGAAAAAGATTGAAAGGAGAACCGAGAAAGGCAAAAGATTTGCAGTTTACCCTGTCAGCGATGGTCGCTTGCTTGTTAGAGGTGATAAAATCGACTGCTTAGTTGATTTGGATAGACGTACTTGCTCATGTGGGAAGTACAACCTGATGAAGATACCTTGTCGGCACGCAATTAAAGCTGGGTTTCATGTTGGAAGACAGCCACACACATTAACTGATTTATTTTACACTACAGAAGCTTGGCGAGAAGCTTATCATGAAAGCATCAATCCTATTGCTGTTCCTGAGGATGCTTGGTCCATGCCAGAAGACAAAATCGCCATCTTTATCTCCGTGAAAGAGAGAGGCGGAGAGACCAACGATGTTAGGGTTAGGGAAATCAAGCTTTTGACCCCTTttcttctgatttttttttctaacccGGTAACTTTATTAAACtga